The nucleotide sequence aggtctcctgctcccctggtgcattcactatagctgcccaatttccctgctttttgaagctaacaggcagccaatgcagttggCTTAATACAGGTGTAATGCGCAAACAGCCAGACTCTCCATATAGCACCCAGGCTGCAGCGTTCTGCACAGCTGTGGCTTCTGCACCAGTCTCAagagcagtcccacatagagtgtgttgtcAAATGCAGCTGTCCAAGTATTGACAGCGAGTTGGTAACATATATCTAGCCCAAGAGAAGTTTACCCAGCTAAGCAAGAGACAATTATATATGATAGGCATTTTTTTCCTGTGTGCCCATATCTACTGTACAGCTTCTTCCTGGGATATTTAGTTGCAAAAGATAATTTATTTACTTTGTGTTGCACATAACTCTGGGTTGTTTAGCTGTTTGAATACTTTGTGTTGGCTGTCTTCATAGGCCGCATAATTGCTCCCAAGAAGGCTTGTGTGATCCAGCAGCAGAAACTGAAAAAGGTGAgctgctcccacccaccccctccatGCCACTCTGGAGACAGCAACAGCAGAGATCCCCTTTTGAGGTTTGTGTTATGTGAGCAGACCATCTTTGGCCCACATGCCAATCATCCATTGTCTTCAGTGGCATggagcatttttttttaccagCTTAGATTAATACTCTTAACTGTAGCCTCAGGGACAGTGATAGCCTGGTCACAGTTATCTATGCCCTAGTAGCTTCTCACTTAGACTCTTGCAATACATTGTACTTGAAGTAAGGTTGTTGGTGATCATGGGGAGAGCTTTATCTATTAAGCTCCAACcaaaaaacctttttattcttccGGGCCTTATAGGTGCTTTAGAACTCAGTCTGCTATTCTGATCATtacattgttttgttgttgttttatgctgCTTGTATTGTATGAGCCCTGGGATCAtttttgatgaagggtggtatataaattccctaaaccaggaatggggaacctgtcaccctccagatgctgatggactgcAACTGCCATAAACCCTGATCATAGTATGCTGGTCGGGGTTGATAGGAATAGGATACTaaaggcatctggagggccacaggttccccatccctgccctaaacaACCTGAAATACTAAATCCACACCCCCCCAAGAGACTTCCTCTATATTAAAGCTGCAATGGCGTGCCAGAAAATTGGAACATTTCAGGTGTATACCTGCTCAGTTGTCATCTTGCCTTTTAATAAGCCTCTTTCTCCACAGAACCTGGAGGTCGGCATCCGTAAAAAGATTGAGCATGAGGTGGTGATGAAGGCCAGTGCTACACTACCCAAGAAACTGAGTGTGCTGAAGGCCCCCAAAGTGGAAACCACAAAAGAGCCAGGCCACTCCAGCAAGTCTTAGCTACGACTTGTACACCTGTGCGTGTGGCGGAGAGCAACCATACATTAGTTGAGCTGGGTGGGCCTACAAATTTCTAAACACTGCAGAATTTCAGTTGGTGGAGAAAgtttcctttcacacaagaaaCTAGATGGGCTGTTCTGTGCATGATATTGTATTCCTGGGTTAAGAGAGAGGCTTTATTTTTCAGCTCTGCCTTATGAAGCTTTGGCTCATATCCTAGCAGTTTTCCTGTTTTGTATTTGGATTGTCTTATCATTAATGACATTGGTGGAAGCCACTCTGTTACAAAGCTAACCTGGTCCAGGTAATGTTTGTAGCAGCAAGAGTTGATTCTTGCTGATGTTTCAGCAGCATTAAATTGACAGAGTTGGACTAGAAGTCAAGACCTCATGTCTGTGTGAAGCAGGGAAGCTGGATTGTGCCAGCAAGTCAGCCAGCCCTCCCCAGTGTTCCTGCCTGATGTTAATGTGTTAGACTTGATGCTGTCATGTTGGACTACAAAATTGAAGTGTATAGATTGTATATTTTGGGGCCTATGCACAGCGGTATTGTCACATGTAGGATTCTATGCAAACATGGAGTCCAGTGTAAATGTCAGGCAGGACCCAGCAGGCTAGCATGGATCCCAATCCCCCATTGTGTATAGGATTTGAAAATCTGCATGAGGCTTGATTCAGTTTtgaatcaagaaacaaaaatTCCAGACTGAGCTTTGAGGTTTTTAACTGTTCCTAGAAACAAGCCTGGTATACTCACACTTGTGTGTCATGATTTCTTTTGAGTAAAAAGGATTCCCTCTGTCCCCTATCTGCTGCTTTCTGATGTTCAGTGTAACACACTAGTTACATTTTACTGCTTTCCTCACCTTGACCCTTTAACAAAGCTTCAAAAATGATTGCTTTTGGAACCCAGAAATTCTCTCATAGCTTGCTCATAAAAGTGGCTGATCCTTCCACACATTTTATTCCACAGTAAAGTATTCTGGGGGGATAACCTCAGATCAATgtatttttcagatcaggaattgCAAATATAAAGTAATTTGTAAAAGTGTAAATTCTTATTCTTGTAACCACTGCAGATGCTTGTTTATAATTCTATAGTGTATTTACACTGCGCTGAATAATTTTATTGTCTACAAAGTGCTGTATTAACTCAGAGTATTCATTTCTGCAGTTCTGTCAGTTATACAGTGAAACATCGAAAGATTTATTTGACAGATTGGAAAAGCCCTGGAGTGATGGCAAGTACTGTAGTTAATAACACAGATGACACGATCCAGCCAATCTTAAGCACTTAAGTACTATTAGCTTAACCATTGATATCAGTGAGACTTGAAACTGCATCTTTGGCtgaattgtacacatttttgttccTTTGTTTGCTAATTGCTTTCATCTGTATGCTTTAAAATAATGCAACCAGTATCACAATTTCACTCACCTTGGTTAATGTTCTGCCACCCTCCAGTAGGCGAGATTAGCTTTTGTATCACTCTCTGCCATCCTTTgcttaacctggtgccctccagatggtttggactaaaactcccatcagcgccagccaaaAAGATttgtagggcaccaggttggggaaggctgctctaaatcTTGAAGCCAGAAAAAAGTTGGGGACCATCCCCACAGTTGTCTTATGGAGGTGCTCAGTGTGGCTGCTGTGTTGATCACAGCACCAAGGGTGGGAGGAAACCTCTAGTTTATTTTGGCACTGCACTGCACTTCTGAGGCACCAAAGCAACAATCTCCAGCCTTCCTCCTCAATTTCAAGCTGGAGACAAGGGCTGGGACTTGCTTTTGCACTGTACTTCCATACGGCATGATACCAAGAACAGTCTCCCCTCCCGTATCCGAGTCTGAAACTGAGGAAGGAAGCACAGGATTTTTCTCTGACCTCACACTGTTTTGGGGAGGCAGCCAAAATGTATGGACCTTTTATTCAATACACTCAAaagtaaaatatatttaaaagactTAATCGGAAAAGAAAATGTTAGAATGTGCTCTggcagttggtcatggaaccgaccagagggacggcaaccctggacttaatcctcagtggggaccgggacctggtgcgagatgtaagtgttgtggaaccgattgggagcagtgaccatagtgctattaaattaaacatacatgtaaatggccaattgccaagaaaatccaacacggtcacatttgacttcaaaagaggaaacttcacaaaaatgaggggattggtaaaaagaaagctgaaaaacaaagtccagagggtcacatcactcaaaaatgcttggaagttgtttaaaaacactatattagaagctcaactggagtgcataccgcagatcagaaaaggtaccgccagggccaagaagatgccagcatggttaacgagcaaagtcaaggaagctcctagaggcaaaaagtcttccttcagaaaatggaagtcttatccgaatgaagaaaataaaaatgaacacaaactctggcaaaagaaatgcaagaagacaataagggatgctaaaaaagaatttgaggagcacattgctaagaacataaaaaccaacaacaaaaaattctataaatacattcaaagcaggagaccatctagggaggcgattggacccttggatgataagggagtcaaaggtgtactaaagaacgataaggagattgcagagaagctaaatgaattctttgcatctgtcttcacagtggaagatatagggcagatccctgaacctgaactaacatttgcaggaagggattctgaggaactgagacaaatagtagtaacgagagaggaagttctaggcttaatggacaatataaaaactgacaaatcaccaggcccgaatggcatccacctgagagttctcaaagaactcaaaggtgaaattgctgatctgctaactaaaatatgtaacttgtccctcgggtcctcctctgtgcttgaggactggaaagtggcaaatgtaacgccaatcttcaaaaagggatccagaggggatcccggaaattacaggccagttagcttaacttctgtccctggaaaactggtagaaagtatgattaaagctagattaactaagcacatagaagaacaagccttgctgaagcagagccagcatggtttcttcaagggaaagtcctgtctcagtaacctattagaattctttgagagtgtcaacaagcatacagatagaggtgaacCACTGgtcatagtgtacttagactttcaaaaagcatttgacaaggtacctcaccaaagacttctgaggaagcttagcagtcatggaataagaggagaggtccttttgtggat is from Rhineura floridana isolate rRhiFlo1 chromosome 3, rRhiFlo1.hap2, whole genome shotgun sequence and encodes:
- the C3H19orf53 gene encoding leydig cell tumor 10 kDa protein homolog isoform X1, with product MAQGKQKFQARKAASAGKKAAVARGPRKGGRIIAPKKACVIQQQKLKKNLEVGIRKKIEHEVVMKASATLPKKLSVLKAPKVETTKEPGHSSKS
- the C3H19orf53 gene encoding leydig cell tumor 10 kDa protein homolog isoform X2, translated to MAQGKQKFQARKAASAGKKAAVARGPRKGGRIIAPKKACVIQQQKLKKVSCSHPPPPCHSGDSNSRDPLLRTWRSASVKRLSMRW